In Xiphophorus couchianus chromosome 8, X_couchianus-1.0, whole genome shotgun sequence, the following proteins share a genomic window:
- the fbxw2 gene encoding F-box/WD repeat-containing protein 2 isoform X1 — protein MEANAATDYTRKEAKKSFLQLTGVAGHVPMDKTAFEGWLETVSATFLSLSDQQRNQCLDQLISLSGTAQLRHLSNGLETLLKRDFLRLLPLELAFYLLQWLDPQTLLTCCLVCKQWNKVISSCTEVWQSACRELGWRIDESIQDAAHWKGVYLKAKLRMMQLKDQEAFETSSLIGHSARVYALYYKDGLLCTGSDDLSAKLWDVRTGQCIYGIQTHTCATVKFDEQKLVTGSFDNTIACWEWSTGAKIQQFRGHTGAVFSVDYNDELDVLVSGSADFTVKVWSLSAGACLNTLTGHTEWVTKVILQRSEVESMVHSPGDYILLSADKYEIKVWPLGREINCMCLKTLSVSEDRSISLQPRLQFDGRYIVCSSDLGVYQWDFASFEILRVIKMEDPANLSLLSFGEVFALLFDNHFLYVMDLRTESISGHWPLPAYRKSKRGSSFLAGVTSWLNGLDGGNDSGLVFATSMPDHSIHLVLWKENG, from the exons ATGGAAGCTAACGCTGCTACTGACTACACAAGGAAAGAGGCGAAGAAAAGCTTCCTGCAACTTACAG GTGTTGCTGGTCATGTGCCCATGGACAAAACGGCCTTTGAGGGGTGGCTGGAGACGGTCTCTGCCACCTTCCTTTCTCTTAGCGACCAGCAGCGTAACCAGTGTCTGGATCAGCTCATTTCTCTGAGCGGCACCGCCCAGCTCCGTCACCTGTCCAACGGCCTGGAGACGCTGCTGAAACGAGATTTCCTGCGCCTCCTTCCCCTCGAGCTGGCCTTCTACCTGCTGCAGTGGCTGGATCCTCAGACCCTGCTCACCTGCTGCTTGGTCTGCAAACAGTGGAATAAG gtgaTCAGCTCGTGCACAGAGGTATGGCAGAGTGCGTGTCGGGAGCTAGGCTGGCGGATCGATGAATCCATTCAGGATGCAGCCCACTGGAAGGGTGTCTACCTAAAAGCTAAACTGCGTATGATGCAGCTGAAGGACCAGGAGGCCTTTGAGACGTCGTCCCTGATTGGCCACAGTGCCCGAGTCTATGCCCTGTACTACAAGGACGGCCTGCTCTGCACAG GCTCTGATGACCTTTCTGCCAAATTATGGGATGTGCGAACTGGACAGTGTATTTATGGAATTCAGACACACACATGTGCCACGGTGAAATTCGATGAACAGAAGCTAGTGACCGGGTCCTTTGATAACACTATTGCATGCTGGGAATGGAGCACCGGAGCTAAAATCCAGCAGTTCCGGGGCCACACTGGAGCAG tctTTAGTGTGGACTACAATGATGAACTGGATGTGCTGGTCAGCGGTTCTGCAGACTTCACGGTAAAGGTCTGGTCTCTGTCTGCCGGTGCCTGCCTCAACACTCTTACTGGACACACCGAGTGGGTCACTAAG GTGATATTGCAGAGGAGTGAAGTAGAATCCATGGTACACAGTCCTGGAGATTATATCCTGCTAAGTGCTGATAAGTATGAAATCAAG GTTTGGCCTTTAGGAAGAGAAATCAACTGCATGTGTTTGAAGACGCTGTCGGTGTCGGAGGACCGCAGCATCAGCCTGCAGCCTCGCCTGCAGTTTGATGGACGTTACATCGTCTGCAGCTCTGACCTCGGGGTCTATCAGTGGGATTTTGCCAGTTTTGAAATTCTGAG AGTAATAAAGATGGAGGACCCAGCCAACCTGTCCCTGCTAAGCTTCGGTGAGGTGTTCGCTCTCCTTTTTGACAACCACTTCCTGTATGTCATGGACCTGAGGACAGAGTCTATCTCAGGCCACTGGCCTCTTCCAGCCTACAGGAAATCCAAACGAGGATCCAGCTTCCTGGCAGGCGTCACCTCCTGGCTGAACGGCCTGGATGGGGGCAATGACTCTGGACTGGTATTTGCCACCAGCATGCCCGACCATAGCATTCACTTAGTTCTATGGAAGGAGAATGGTTAG
- the fbxw2 gene encoding F-box/WD repeat-containing protein 2 isoform X2, with translation MHLHDSQGVAGHVPMDKTAFEGWLETVSATFLSLSDQQRNQCLDQLISLSGTAQLRHLSNGLETLLKRDFLRLLPLELAFYLLQWLDPQTLLTCCLVCKQWNKVISSCTEVWQSACRELGWRIDESIQDAAHWKGVYLKAKLRMMQLKDQEAFETSSLIGHSARVYALYYKDGLLCTGSDDLSAKLWDVRTGQCIYGIQTHTCATVKFDEQKLVTGSFDNTIACWEWSTGAKIQQFRGHTGAVFSVDYNDELDVLVSGSADFTVKVWSLSAGACLNTLTGHTEWVTKVILQRSEVESMVHSPGDYILLSADKYEIKVWPLGREINCMCLKTLSVSEDRSISLQPRLQFDGRYIVCSSDLGVYQWDFASFEILRVIKMEDPANLSLLSFGEVFALLFDNHFLYVMDLRTESISGHWPLPAYRKSKRGSSFLAGVTSWLNGLDGGNDSGLVFATSMPDHSIHLVLWKENG, from the exons ATGCACCTTCATGACAGTCAAG GTGTTGCTGGTCATGTGCCCATGGACAAAACGGCCTTTGAGGGGTGGCTGGAGACGGTCTCTGCCACCTTCCTTTCTCTTAGCGACCAGCAGCGTAACCAGTGTCTGGATCAGCTCATTTCTCTGAGCGGCACCGCCCAGCTCCGTCACCTGTCCAACGGCCTGGAGACGCTGCTGAAACGAGATTTCCTGCGCCTCCTTCCCCTCGAGCTGGCCTTCTACCTGCTGCAGTGGCTGGATCCTCAGACCCTGCTCACCTGCTGCTTGGTCTGCAAACAGTGGAATAAG gtgaTCAGCTCGTGCACAGAGGTATGGCAGAGTGCGTGTCGGGAGCTAGGCTGGCGGATCGATGAATCCATTCAGGATGCAGCCCACTGGAAGGGTGTCTACCTAAAAGCTAAACTGCGTATGATGCAGCTGAAGGACCAGGAGGCCTTTGAGACGTCGTCCCTGATTGGCCACAGTGCCCGAGTCTATGCCCTGTACTACAAGGACGGCCTGCTCTGCACAG GCTCTGATGACCTTTCTGCCAAATTATGGGATGTGCGAACTGGACAGTGTATTTATGGAATTCAGACACACACATGTGCCACGGTGAAATTCGATGAACAGAAGCTAGTGACCGGGTCCTTTGATAACACTATTGCATGCTGGGAATGGAGCACCGGAGCTAAAATCCAGCAGTTCCGGGGCCACACTGGAGCAG tctTTAGTGTGGACTACAATGATGAACTGGATGTGCTGGTCAGCGGTTCTGCAGACTTCACGGTAAAGGTCTGGTCTCTGTCTGCCGGTGCCTGCCTCAACACTCTTACTGGACACACCGAGTGGGTCACTAAG GTGATATTGCAGAGGAGTGAAGTAGAATCCATGGTACACAGTCCTGGAGATTATATCCTGCTAAGTGCTGATAAGTATGAAATCAAG GTTTGGCCTTTAGGAAGAGAAATCAACTGCATGTGTTTGAAGACGCTGTCGGTGTCGGAGGACCGCAGCATCAGCCTGCAGCCTCGCCTGCAGTTTGATGGACGTTACATCGTCTGCAGCTCTGACCTCGGGGTCTATCAGTGGGATTTTGCCAGTTTTGAAATTCTGAG AGTAATAAAGATGGAGGACCCAGCCAACCTGTCCCTGCTAAGCTTCGGTGAGGTGTTCGCTCTCCTTTTTGACAACCACTTCCTGTATGTCATGGACCTGAGGACAGAGTCTATCTCAGGCCACTGGCCTCTTCCAGCCTACAGGAAATCCAAACGAGGATCCAGCTTCCTGGCAGGCGTCACCTCCTGGCTGAACGGCCTGGATGGGGGCAATGACTCTGGACTGGTATTTGCCACCAGCATGCCCGACCATAGCATTCACTTAGTTCTATGGAAGGAGAATGGTTAG
- the wdr45 gene encoding WD repeat domain phosphoinositide-interacting protein 4 yields MAQQRGVNSLQFNQDQSCFCCAMETGVKIYNVEPLMEKGHLDHEQVGSVALCSMLHRSNLLALVGGGVNPRFSEISVLIWDDARESRDPKDKLVLEFTFTKPVLAVRMRHDKIIIVLKNKIFVYSFPDNPVKLFEFDTRDNPKGICDLCPSLEKQLLVFPGHKCGSLQLVDLSNTKPGTSSAPFTINAHQSEIACVALNQPGSVAASASRKGTLIRLFDTTTRDKLVELRRGTDPATLYCINFSHDSSFLCASSDKGTVHIFALKDTKLNRRSALARVGKVGPVIGQYVDSQWSLASFTVPAECACICAFGKNTSKNVNSVIAICVDGTFHKYVFTPDGNCNREAFDVYLDICDDDDF; encoded by the exons ATGGCTCAGCAGAGAGGAGTCAACAGCCTCCAGTTCAACCAGGACCAAA GCTGTTTCTGCTGTGCGATGGAGACGGGGGTGAAAATCTACAACGTGGAGCCGCTGATGGAGAAGGGCCACCTGG aCCATGAGCAGGTGGGCAGCGTGGCGCTGTGCTCAATGCTGCATCGCTCCAACCTGCTGGCCTTGGTTGGAGGAGGAGTCAATCCCAGATTCTCTGAAATCTCCG TTCTGATCTGGGATGATGCTCGAGAGTCCCGAGACCCCAAGGATAAGCTGGTGCTGGAGTTCACCTTCACCAAACCGGTTCTGGCCGTTCGCATGAGGCACGACAA GATCATCATCGTGTTGAAGAACAAGATCTTCGTTTACAGTTTCCCAGACAATCCCGTCAAGCTTTTTGAATTCGACACCAGAGACAACCCTAAAG GTATCTGTGATCTGTGTCCCAGTCTGGAGAAACAGCTGTTGGTATTCCCAGGTCACAAATGCGGCAGCTTGCAGCTGGTT GACTTGTCCAACACCAAGCCCGGCACGTCGTCGGCGCCGTTTACCATCAACGCCCACCAAAGCGAGATCGCCTGCGTGGCGCTGAACCAGCCAGGCAGCGTTGCGGCGTCGGCGTCCCGCAAAGGAACCCTGATCCGACTGTTCGACACCACAACCAGAGACAAGCTGGTGGAGCTGCGTAGAGGCACCGACCCGGCCACGCTCTACTG CATCAACTTCAGCCACGACTCCTCCTTCCTGTGTGCCTCCAGCGACAAAGGCACCGTCCACATCTTTGCTCTGAAGGACACCAAACTCAACCGACGCTCGGC CCTGGCCCGTGTCGGGAAGGTGGGCCCTGTGATTGGTCAGTACGTGGACAGCCAGTGGTCGCTGGCCAGCTTCACCGTGCCTGCTGAGTGCGCCTGCATATGCGCTTTTGGAAAAAACACGTCCAAGAACGTGAACTCGGTCATCG CCATCTGTGTAGATGGGACCTTCCACAAGTACGTCTTCACACCAGATGGAAACTGCAATCGAGAAGCCTTCGACGTGTACCTGGACATCTGTGATGACGATGACTTCTGA